The following coding sequences lie in one Haematobia irritans isolate KBUSLIRL chromosome 3, ASM5000362v1, whole genome shotgun sequence genomic window:
- the LOC142231202 gene encoding uncharacterized protein LOC142231202 — MSVGGGIYPQQQYNWDQQPGLNPGSQQQQHFNLLQHPGPIFHQQLLQQNQNLEQHSNIFEQQQFNFDQQPGPSHGQRNLNKVCEICNVYVNPMNWFKHHQSPNHIQKSDVIINNQFRQTMTGFKNRVGTYTYLTHMNTIDINEVFEECNKSLHLLILNSLAKNKSLKINIQLIGEYIKLGGEELQMQHMYHVSKMQRLVMSDNIEDFIKRHIEEIKSQMADFQERDSGWTLTRIEKFEININKWSGFCGSQYIPTPPKLYSKKACINVRNTDEYCFKWSVISALTSPKPTHPTRTSSYRVDIRQQNILLENNINLNFEGLEFPMPVQEIPKFEKLNPGVSINVYGYNRKDDTVIGPYHISQNVVPNGVHINLLLLESGGKAHYIWIKDMSRLLSSQLTKNCKKLKICDRCLQYTSNSDKWSNHLKECSNIVTTVPDAGNNFIRFKNISKTMDVPFVVYADFECILEKDSLGSTINKHKPCAFSFYIKCSVDSSLDRFKIYTGEDAGEKFVKYLDLECRDIYERYLSLKKPMCPLSPIEESSFHAAQLCHICDKNLDTDRVRDHCHITGKYRGAAHNECNLNYKIPKFIPIFFHNFSSYDCHLFIKDLLNLIPGNTSVIPLNKELYISVSHKIKFDNGDLLEYRFLDSLRFMPSSLDSLAKNLLDDKMTTVRSNFSNDHEFKIMRRKGVFCYEYLDSFQKLKDINLPSIENFYSKLTNKSCSQEDYNHAIEVWTTFNCRTLQDYMELYLKTDVLLLTDIFENFRILCKSIHKLDPCQYFTAPGLSYDAMLKLITSDGFSLELLKDVDTYNFIKNGIRGGITQCSKRYHKANNKYMKNFNPDIVSTFLLYLDVNNLYGWAMQQFLPYGNFKWVAEADIIRDPNVIKNFKFDSPEGYIYEVSISCPPHLHNKFNDLPLAAENKKVGGSKHNKLVADLTPKERYTIHYMTLKQCLEQGYVLNEVHRVLTFSQRPWLKEYIDKNNDCRKKTNIAFEKNFFKLLNNAVYGKTMENVEKRKDVSIVKQWAYSDRRKLGAEALISKPNFHSISKFTDNFWAIQMNKTKIVYDKPIYLGFCILELAKWKMYDFHYNFMKEKFGERIQLNYMDTDSFIYTIESEDVYEEIRPHLTTHFDTSEYSEDNPFNFPLLVRNENICSCNFFRLYKQFNIDFILQQALVVGSSLASLTL, encoded by the exons ATGTCCGTGGGAGGTGGAATCTACCCCCAACAACAATATAATTGGGATCAGCAACCAGGGCTTAATCCAGGgtcccaacaacaacaacattttaacTTGCTGCAGCATCCAGGACCTATCTTTCATCAACAATTGCTGCAGCAAAATCAAAACTTGGAGCAACACTCAAACATATTTGAGCAGCAACAGTTTAATTTTGACCAGCAACCAGGGCCTAGTCATGGTCAGAGGAATTTAAATAAAGTATGTGAAATATGCAACGTCTATGTAAACCCAATGAATTGGTTCAAACATCACCAGTCTCCGAATCACATACAAAAAAGTGATGTTATTATAAATAACCAATTTAGACAGACGATGACAGGATTTAAAAATCGTGTAGGAACTTATACGTACCTAACCCATATGAATACCATAGATATAAATGAGGTATTCGAAGAATGTAATAAGAGTTTACACCtgttaattttaaattcacTGGCGAAGAATAAAAGTCTGAAGATAAATATCCAACTAATTGGGGAATACATAAAGTTGGGTGGTGAAGAGCTCCAAATGCAACACATGTATCATGTGTCCAAAATGCAGAGACTGGTTATGTCAGACAACATTGAGGATTTCATTAAAAGGCATATTGAGGAAATAAAGAGTCAAATGGCGGATTTCCAGGAAAGAGACTCTGGATGGACTTTGACtcgaattgaaaaatttgaaatcaacATCAACAAATGGTCTGGCTTTTGTGGTTCCCAATATATTCCAACGCCACCAAAATTATATTCGAAAAAAGCATGTATCAATGTCAGAAATACGGATGAATACTGCTTCAAATGGAGTGTCATTTCGGCGTTAACTTCCCCAAAGCCGACCCACCCAACGCGAACTTCATCCTATCGAGTAGATATCAGGCAgcagaatattttgttagaaaacaatataaatttaaattttgaagggCTAGAATTCCCTATGCCTGTGCAAGAAatcccaaaatttgaaaagctGAACCCAGGAGTTAGTATTAATGTATATGGGTATAACCGGAAAGATGACACTGTCATCGGGCCATACCACATATCCCAGAATGTTGTTCCAAATGGGGTACACATTAACTTGTTGTTGTTGGAGAGTGGGggtaaagcacattatatttggaTTAAAGACATGTCaag aTTATTATCTTCGCAGttaaccaaaaattgtaagaaattaaaaatttgcgaCAGATGCCTGCAATACACTTCAAACTCCGACAAGTGGTCGAATCACTTAAAGGAATGTTCCAACATTGTAACCACCGTACCGGATGCAGGTAACAATTTTATTCGCTTTAAAAACATAAGTAAAACGATGGATGTCCCTTTCGTTGTGTATGCCGATTTTGAGTGTATACTAGAGAAAGATAGTTTAGGATCAACAATAAATAAGCACAAACCGTGtgcttttagtttttatataaaatgtagtGTAGATAGTTCGTTAGATAGATTTAAGATTTATACTGGGGAGGATGCTggggaaaaatttgttaaatatttagatTTAGAATGTAGAGATATATACGAAAGgtatttatcattaaaaaaaCCAATGTGTCCCTTATCACCTATTGAGGAATCCAGTTTTCACGCAGCTCAATTGTGTCacatttgtgacaaaaatttagaTACGGATAGGGTTAGGGATCATTGCCATATTACTGGAAAATATAGGGGGGCGGCCCATAATGaatgtaatttaaattataagatCCCAAAGTTTATACCAATCTTTTTCCATAACTTTTCGTCATATGACTGTCATctatttattaaagatttactaaacctTATTCCTGGAAATACCTCAGTTATACCGCTAAATAAAGAATTATATATAtcggtatctcataaaattaaatttgataatGGGGATCTTTTAGAATATAGGTTTTTAGATTCTTTAAGATTTATGCCTTCAAGCTTGGATAGCTTAGCTAAAAATCTGTTAGATGACAAAATGACTACGGTTAGATCTAATTTCTCAAATGACCACGAATTTAAAATAATGAGAAGGAAGGGTGTATTTTGTTATGAATACTTGGATTCATTTCAAAAACTTAAAGATATAAACCTtccctctatagaaaacttctacAGTAAATTAACCAACAAAAGTTGTAGTCAGGAGGACTACAATCACGCTATAGAAGTTTGGACAACATTTAATTGTAGAACACTTCAGGATTATATggagttatatttaaaaacggATGTCCTTCTACTCACAGATATATTCGAAAACTTTCGAATCTTATGCAAAAGCATACATAAGCTGGATCCTTGCCAATATTTTACGGCGCCTGGTCTATCTTATGATGCTATGCTAAAGCTGATAACATCGGATGGTTTTAGCCTAGAATTGTTGAAGGATGTAGACACATACAACTTTATAAAAAATGGCATTCGTGGAGGTATTACTCAATGTAGTAAAAGATATCACAAAgccaataataaatatatgaaaaactttaatcctGATATTGTATCtacatttttattatatcttgATGTTAATAACCTATATGGATGGGCGATGCAGCAATTCTTACCATATGGTAATTTTAAATGGGTTGCAGAAGCTGACATTATTAGGGATCCTAacgtaatcaaaaattttaaattcgattCTCCTGAAGGGTATATTTATGAAGTTTCAATAAGTTGTCCACCCCATCtacataataaatttaatgatttaCCTTTAGCGgctgaaaacaaaaaagtgGGAGGATCGAAACACAACAAACTTGTTGCAGATCTTACACCAAAAGAAAGGTATACCATCCACTACATGACACTAAAACAATGTTTAGAGCAGGGCTACGTTCTAAATGAAGTGCATAGGGTGCTTACTTTTAGTCAAAGACCATGGCTAAaggaatatattgacaaaaacaaTGATTGtaggaaaaaaacaaatattgcttttgaaaaaaatttctttaaactatTGAACAATGCAGTATATggcaaaacaatggaaaatgttgaaaaaagaaaagatgTGTCTATTGTAAAACAGTGGGCATATAGTGACAGGCGTAAGTTAGGTGCTGAAGCTctaatttcaaaaccaaactttCATAGTATATCCAAATTCACAGACAATTTTTGGGCTATTcaaatgaataaaacaaaaattgtttatgataAGCCAATATACTTAGGATTTTGTATTCTAGAATTAGCTAAGTGGAAAATGTATGACTTCCACTACAACTTTATGAAAGAAAAGTTTGGTGAAAGAATACAATTAAACTATATGGATACAGACTCTTTCATATACACCATCGAATCTGAAGATGTGTATGAAGAAATTAGACCTCATCTTACTACACATTTTGATACATCTGAGTATTCCGAAGATAATCCTTTCAATTTTCCTCTT CTTGTTcgcaatgaaaatatttgttcaTGTAACTTCTTTcgtttatataaacaatttaacATTGACTTTATCCTGCAACAGGCTCTTGTTGTTGGTTCTTCTCTTGCTTCTTTGACTTTATAA